The genomic region AATAGGAAGGATATGATGTGCcataaagataatattgAGAAAAATGCAAACGGTATTTTATCAAATAATGgatatgaaaaaaagaaaaagaaaaaattagaaaatggagaaaaaaaaatagaatatattatttgtaaaaattGTAAGAGGAAGAgtagtaataaaaaattacttttaaattttttagaaaataaatatggGTTTATAATAgcaaatgaaaaatataaaaaagtaaatgattatttaaacataatattaaaaaatgattcacatgtatttaataaattatctgataaaataaaaaagataaaaatagaagatattgaaaatgaaaagaaaaaaaaagtaaattattatatagaaaaaattacGAATTGtattaatgatataaaattaaatacagctgtatctttttttatgaaattctataatgaaataaaaaaatgggATATTGTTcctttaaaaatatttattatatttgtaaaattGTTATATCCATTTTGTCCACATATTTGTGAAGAGTTTTggttttattatttaaaaagatataaaattaaaaaaagaaaaaaaatatgttatttcTGTAATtcaaatttattatattatggAAGGTGGCCTTCTTTATTTgaaataaaacaaaataaattgGTCAACATATCTATAAAACTGAATAACAAGCATATAACATTTCTTCAGAGGGATTTATCTAGTACAGCTGACATAACAGAAGAAGCAACTAACTTgataaaacataaaatcgaaaatgaaatgaaaaaggGGAAGAAAATTGTTAACATAGTAAATATTCCAAATAAagtaataaattttataattaaatagaaaaatgtaaatacatatatgtacacacatatatatatatgtgtatgtGTTTGTATGTGTGTGTATAGATATGTGCATGATTGTTTGTATATAActatatgtatatatttacatatttacttattatttatattattattctctgaataataattacatCGTTTAAtgctatatatatatatatatttttatatttttatatatttttatatttttattatgttttttttcgtgattttatttaattttaattcgacttcttttaattctttttccaaatttttttccataAATGTTTCATTGTAGACTGAATTTTTCAAACATTGTATTTGATTTTTAATAGCttgatatattaattgtaataattcttgatctgtttttttaattaaattattataacatgGACATGAGTCTTTATCTCTTAGGTCGTATGCTATACCCATGGCATCTCTAAAAATACCTGGGAAAGCAGATATTTGATAAACCTTCCTAAATCCTTCACTATCTATATCTTCTTTATCTTCATATTCTTCTAATGGGACCAATTTTAATTTTcgattatataattcatctttataatcataatcTAATGGTGGCCAGTCGGGAAGTACATACCACCAGCGTATTAATAATTGAGCTActaatttttctttattcGATCTATTTCTTGGATCAAAGGTACCTATACAAATAGaatcattttcattatcattaaaatAGTTATTTGctttattatctttatgtttatttatttttattttatttttattttgtttttttgttttcttttgtttttttgtttttttttttgttttggatattgtttttttttttttttttgatatgtcatttgaatttttgtttgtttttctACAGCTACTTTTGGATAAACTAGTTTTTgcatttatatttttgaatttGTTATCTTTTTGTTTCTGAGTACTTTTAAGTGttgttttattaattaatatcGTTTTATTAGTTTGATACGTATTATTGATATTCATACAACTATTACTATAATGACTAGTATTGcctattttatttgtttgaatatttctttttttttttaaattacTTCTTATGAGTATTGGTTCATCTGAATCATAGCTAGAGTAGTCTGAcgaattattattattatcatcatctttaaaattatttttcttttcataataattttcgttattaaaattattaatattataattcttatcattctttattaaatttaatagaCATACATCATCATCGCTGCTTGTGACTGATGAAGACGTTTCTTTTTGATTGTCTTGATTTACTTGATGGTATTGATTTACTTGATGGTATTGATTTACTTGATGGTATTGATGCGGCTGGTGTTCCTTCTTCTCCTTCTCCTTCTCCTcctcattattattattaaaacgATTggcattttttttatattttgtgtTGATAGTATGATTAATTCCATATGTTTTTAATAAAGGAATATCATCATCACTATCATCAATATTTGTAATTTGATTAATAGAAAgttcattattattattattattattattattatccatattgtggttgttatttattatgttgaCCTTTGTCATCTGTTCacttaaatattttcttataatattatcttcttttgtattcttatttataCACACATTACTATGATATACATTGGTGACCTCATGAAACgaattttcttcttttttttcatcctcattattaatattgaagttttcattttcttgttcatatttcttatttttatagtATGAATCGTTCATGTTATCTTGGTCTTccatttaaaaaaaaaagaaaaaaaaaaaaaaagttttacatgtaatttattatttgttatatcttactttttatttataatttttgaCAAGAACAAACTGGGATAAGATTgggataaaaataaaaaatgttcacacaaaaaaaaaaaaaaaaaatatatatacatatatatatatatatatatatatatatatatatatataatgaatataatattttaataatatatatatttatatatatatatatatatattatttatatcctCTTATACTTCCAATTAATATTTCGTTATTGTCTATTTCTCGAAAtgattatttaataatCTTTTCACaacatattaaaagaaaaaaggggaaaaaagaaaaaaaacttataatatgtatatatgctttataatattatagatacgtttatataatttcatcctctttttcttattattttattatctgtaaagaatataatatattaacaaaattaacaagaaatattatttattgtttatataaaaacgaagaaatttacttttttcatttcttcTTAAGATAAATAAGCAAAAAGgtaaaaaaatgaaaggCAAATCTAAGTGACAATATAATATGGGACTAAAGAATTAAACATACAAAATGTATGGAccaataaataaatgaataaataaataaataaataaataaataaataaataaatatatatatatatatatatatatataataataataaatggAAACGGCgaaattttaaaatttatatacaattaaaaaaaaaaaaaaaaatgaaaaaaataaaaaaaataaaaaaacaatatacaaaaataaacttatataaaattatctAGAAAGCAAAGAattgaaaagaaaaactttaaggtaaaaaaaaaaaaaaaaaaaaaaaaatatatatatatatatatatatattatatacattatatatacattatatatatattatatgcacacaaaaaaatatatatttttaaaaatttctaattttttttattttatttgaagTCATGGGAATCTagttaaaataaaaaaaaaacgaaaaaatgaaattaattgaatatatatatatatatatatatataatatgtatgtattgAACATTGGGTAGTTCATGCTAAAGCAAGGGAgaaataaatgtatttcatattttaaaaaaagagaaatttggtaaatatgaaaaattcttaagataaataaaaataaaaaagtaaaaaaataaaagaataaaagaataaaaaaataaaaagtcTCTCAAAGAGGGGAAGATGagtatttttaaaaattaggcgtaataataaatacaaacttaattatatattaaaaagatataatatatatatatatatatatatatatatatatatatatgttgtattacttataaatatatgtacaaaaaaaatttatcaACTTATTGATTTTGCAAACTAATATTAAGCCTAAAGAAAGCAGATTGTAGtatttaatttgtttattaatatatggatctattattttattcacatatatatatatatatatatatatatatatatatatatatatatatatatgtgtatatatattttattttttccttttgaTTAAATCATTCAtgtgtattatttttttttgtgaaGTTGTTTGCTGTTGTGTTGTGTTAGTACTCGTTATAAATCCTTTCGAATGTAAGGGTGGTAGGTCAAGGAAATTTtctataattttaattttacatatttgtgttatgaataattgaaaaaatgtatttgtaataaaatatataaatagtCCAGATGGCATAGACTTAAAGAAAAGTACAGAggataaataaaataagcGCATAGCAAGTTTTGtgatttttttcatatttttttgaacCTCTGTTTCTTCTTGGTCATTTAAATTCGattgtttattattttcattgatttttttatctattAATAAAGTTAATTCATTATTCGATAATAATAAGAGTGATGATAAGATAGGAAGAATGTAATATGGGTCTGGTAAGGATAGACTATCTAACCACAATGGGGATTCAAAAGTAAAGTCTTTAAAAATATCAGGATAAGATGCTATTCTTTTCATAGAAAaatagaatataaaaaataaaggtGTTTGAAAGAAAGCCATTAAAATGATAGATTTAGGTATTAATGATATACCATGTgtatttcttatatttaaaattttttttttaaattctagagcttttttaatatttccGTCTTGTGCattatcttttaatttctttgttaattcttttaataaaggacttaatattttttgcTTCCTTCTATCTCTTTCTGAAGATACAGTTAAAGGCAAAATTATGATTCTCATAAATAATGTTGTCATTATAATTGAACTCATCCATGTACaatcaaaaaataattttgtggaatttaataaatcatatattaatttcaCATACCAAGTgttttcatatatatctacatcactttttatattaagTTTACATTTTTCAATAATGAAAT from Plasmodium reichenowi strain SY57 chromosome 8, whole genome shotgun sequence harbors:
- a CDS encoding hypothetical protein (conserved Plasmodium protein, unknown function), with the translated sequence MEDQDNMNDSYYKNKKYEQENENFNINNEDEKKEENSFHEVTNVYHSNVCINKNTKEDNIIRKYLSEQMTKVNIINNNHNMDNNNNNNNNNELSINQITNIDDSDDDIPLLKTYGINHTINTKYKKNANRFNNNNEEEKEKEKKEHQPHQYHQVNQYHQVNQYHQVNQDNQKETSSSVTSSDDDVCLLNLIKNDKNYNINNFNNENYYEKKNNFKDDDNNNNSSDYSSYDSDEPILIRSNLKKKRNIQTNKIGNTSHYSNSCMNINNTYQTNKTILINKTTLKSTQKQKDNKFKNINAKTSLSKSSCRKTNKNSNDISKKKKKTISKTKKKTKKQKKTKKQNKNKIKINKHKDNKANNYFNDNENDSICIGTFDPRNRSNKEKLVAQLLIRWWYVLPDWPPLDYDYKDELYNRKLKLVPLEEYEDKEDIDSEGFRKVYQISAFPGIFRDAMGIAYDLRDKDSCPCYNNLIKKTDQELLQLIYQAIKNQIQCLKNSVYNETFMEKNLEKELKEVELKLNKITKKNIIKI
- a CDS encoding mitochondrial inner membrane protein OXA1, putative, coding for MFQQNNFLKCNFNIIFHHISFRTNKGEWTKGLSTNPNKINQIENNKSNISNTYYPICQYDKSILVNKFIQMYIKMRYIKNKKNKISIKQSNNTYNKHNINNIYNNTFKCSTNDVRNKQSFCNNNVHDKFGLALFSRFFFTMPINNINNYFNKQHNDKNINDKFDTSHCEQDPNKGVSKNSDHLKREDEHGKPLTNKEMNNNNDDNICNDDNIYVYNNKSNEVTKYPLSEEETNVNLTDDIYPYTDFIIEKCKLNIKSDVDIYENTWYVKLIYDLLNSTKLFFDCTWMSSIIMTTLFMRIIILPLTVSSERDRRKQKILSPLLKELTKKLKDNAQDGNIKKALEFKKKILNIRNTHGISLIPKSIILMAFFQTPLFFIFYFSMKRIASYPDIFKDFTFESPLWLDSLSLPDPYYILPILSSLLLLSNNELTLLIDKKINENNKQSNLNDQEETEVQKNMKKITKLAMRLFYLSSVLFFKSMPSGLFIYFITNTFFQLFITQICKIKIIENFLDLPPLHSKGFITSTNTTQQQTTSQKKIIHMNDLIKRKK